The window AAAACCTCCCTCAGTGTTTGTTCCTCTCTTGGGCCCCGACCTGCCCACCGCTGGCTGCAGGAGCCGGCCCAGGATAGTCCTTCCGGAACCACTGAGATCCAAGGCCGGCCGCCCTGCTCTGGGCAGCCCTGCTGAAGCCCTGCTGTAACAAGGCACCCCAACATTTCAGTGACTCTACAGAGTAAAAATCTGTCTTGGTCATGGTACAGTCCAACACCCGTCCAACTCCCCACCGTTGCCGAGGGACCCAGGCACCCTCCACCCTGTGGGTCCGTCTTCTGAGGCCTTCTCCACTTGTACTCATCCCACCAGGGAGGGAGAGTGGGGAGGATCGCACAGGTGTTTCAGAggccagcctcagtttccatatctgcCCACTCAGTAGGGTTGCTGAGAGCCCTGGTTTTGCTCAGCCTGGGAGAGCCCTTGGTGAGGTTTCCTCTTGGGCCTTGGAAGCCCAGGGAGCCCCAGAACAACACTCAGGTTTCCCAGATTTTGACTTCAAAAGGGTCCCTTGTGGGTGGGGAGATTCAGATCCAAGACCTAGCCAATCACTGAGcttctctccccccacccagcccctttGATGCCAAAAATCCATTCTTGGCTGAAGTTACCACCAACCGGAAACTGAACCAGGGGACTGAGCGGCACCTCATGCACCTGGAATTAGACATCTCAGATTCCAAAATCAGGTACTGGCTGCCCCCACACCCTCCGCTGCCCCTGGCCTTCCGTTCCACCTGCTGAGCCTTGCTGTGCCTCGCTGCTTCCTCCAGGTATGAATCTGGGGACCACGTTGCTGTTTACCCAGCCAATGACTCTACCCTCGTCAACCAGCTCGGGGAGATCCTGGGTGCTGACCTGGACATCATCATGTCCCTGAAAAATCTCGATGGTGAGTCTCGGAATCCAGGCCACCCTCCTCTCCCCTGTCTTGGCGAGGCCCGAAGACAGAGCTCCTACTGTGGCCTGAAGCCCTTGGGAGGCTCTCTCTCAGGTTCTGGAGCAAACTCAGATGAGATGCAAGAGGCTGGAGGATCTGGCCCTCTTCTTGGGGTTACCCTTCACGGAGGGAGGAGTGCTCATCAGAGATTGCCCAATGCCCAGTCAGAGCCAGCCCCAGCTGCCCACCAGCCTCCGTCTCCTACTGGGCAAGAGTGGACAGAGAGGCCAGAGCCCTGGTTTCCAATCTGGCTCCCCAGGGACTGAGTGCTGTGGGTCCTGGCTGGTCTCCCCTGCTTTCAGGGCCTCCATTTCCTCCCCTGTAGAATGTGGGGGTTGGGTTCAGCACTCCTGACGGCCCTTCCCGGTCCACTCAAGGATGCTGAGAGGGCCAAGAAGCACTAAACACATGCTGGCCTTGCCCAGGGCCTGCGGGGCTGCCCAGCCTGAGCTACTCGCTAggacccacccccactccctaaTTATCCACCGACTTGCGGCCCAGCTCCAGCACCCACCACCCGCTGAGCACCTAGCTCCAGCCCAGGTCCACCCTCACCTGCCCGTTTGCCCTCGTCCTTAGTGAGCCTCCACTGTTCCTTCTCAACAGTTCCAGAATCAGCCCTTGAGAGGAAGGAACAGCACAAAAAGGGCTACTTCATACCAAAAACTGCCGGCCAGCCACTGAAGCCAGTGGGTGTGCGGGCATGTCCCGCTCTGTAGGGGGCATGTCCTGTGTGCAGTCAGAGGCaggacttgggggggggggggcgtggtgctcactcaccaccacccccaggagAACCTGCAAGCTGCTCAGAGAGAGGGCAGCAGAGGCCCAGATAACCCCCCAGCAGACGTGTGGCTTTACAAAGGACACACTCACACCCGCAGTGTGAGGTTTTGAGAGGCCAGAGTGCTGATTTCTGGGCCTGGCCCAGGAGggctccaggctgctgtgcacACAGAGATGTGGAGTTTGCAAAAACTCCTCAAGCTACACATATATGACTAGTACATTCTGTGTATATTACACTTCAATTAAAAGGTCAAAGTCCTCCAACAAATAGGCCCCAGCCTAAACACAGAGCCCCTGGCCTGGCCCAGGCCCTCTCCAGGGTCCCTGGCAGCCCTCTAGCAGTCCTTCGATGGTTCCTCTGAGCACAGGGACAAAGAGGCTCAGGGAGTGGCTTGTCCCTGGTCACCCACCTATATGGTAGAGCTGGTTCTTGGCCCTGAGCCCAGCACTGGGTCCTCCTGGGCCAGGCAGAAGCACCAATATGGGCATTGCCCAACCGTGAGCCTGGTGCCCACACGGGGACAGGCCCAGTACACGGGCAGGCAGGACTCAGACGAGGTCTGGCCTGAGGCTTGGCCCAGGACCAAGGAAGCACCTGTAGCCACTGCTTTCTGGAGAGCGGACCTGAGGCTCAGTCCCCACCCCTTCGGCGGTGGCCCCTCACCCCAGTTCCTGCCTTCCCCCACTGCAGAGGAGTCCAACAAGAAGCACCCGTTCCCCTGCCCCACCACCTACCGCACGGCACTCACCTACTACCTGGACATCACCAACCCACCCCGCACCAACGTGCTCTACGAGCTGGCCCAGTATGCCTCAGAGCCCACCGAGCAGGAGCACCTGCGCAAGATGGCCTCATCCTCGGGCGAGGGCAAGGTAGGCCTGCGGCCCTGCCAGCACCCGGGGGTACCACCTTGGCCCTGTGCTGCAGCTCTGGGAAGCAACCCGAGGCCTCCCCCGGGCCCTTCTCCAGTCCCCTCACCCCACGTGTTCTGGGCCTCTTCCCCCAGGAGCTGTACCTGAGCTGGGTGGTGGAGGCCCGGAGGCACATCCTGGCCATCCTGCAGGACTACCCGTCCCTGCGGCCCCCCATCGACCACCTGTGTGAGCTGCTGCCTCGGCTGCAGGCCCGCTACTACTCCATTGCCTCATCCTCCAAGGTGGGAGTGCTGCAGGCCCCAGTGCTGCCCCCCTGGTGCCGGGCCCGGGGCATCAGCAGGGCTGGCCTGGAGTAAGATGCTAACTTTTCTCCAGCAGAGAGCCAGCCCGGACAGTTGCTGGGAGGGGGCCTTTGAAGGGGTTTGGGCAGCACGAAGCAGGCACCCACTCGGCTTGGGGTGGCAGGCTGGGCCACCTGGGAGAGGAAAGTGGCCTCGGCTTGCTCAGGAAGGGGCACGCTGCTCTGCTCACTGCTGCCCCCCACCAGGTGCACCCCAACGCCGTGCACATCTGTGCCGTGGCCGTGGAGTATGAGACCAAATCCGGCCGCATCAACAAGGGCGTGGCCACCAGCTGGCTGCGGGCAAAGGAGCCGGCGGGGGAGAACGGCCGCCGGGCCCTGGTGCCAATGTTCGTGCGCAAGTCCCAGTTCCGCCTACCCTTCAAGCCCACCACGCCTGTCATCATGGTGGGCCCCGGCACTGGGGTGGCCCCCTTTATCGGTTTCATCCAGGAGCGGGCCTGGTTGCAGAAGCAAGGTGAGCGCCGGGCCCCGGCAGGTGGGGGGCGCGGGCGGCGACGGCCCGCGACCCGCACTCACCCGGCCCGCTACTGCCCCAGGCAAGGAGGTGGCGGAGACGCTGCTGTACTACGGCTGCCGCCGGTCCGACGAGGACTACCTGTACCGCGAGGAGCTGGCCGGGTTCCACAAGGACGGCGCCCTCACCCAGCTCAACGTGGCCTTCTCCCGCGAGCAGCCTCACAAGGTGGGCCAGGGCCGGGGCGGGCCTCTGGGGATGGACAGGAGGCGGGGCCTCGGTGGGCGGGCAGGAGGCGGGGCCAGGCTGATAGGCGGGGGCGGGCCTCGGTGatgggcgggggcggggccaggcTGATGAGCGGGGGCGGGCGTCGGTGGATGGACAGGAGGCGGGGCTGGGTGATGGGCAGGGCGGAGCCCCGGCGACTTGGCCCTCCGTCTCCCGTCGCCCTCCCGCGCAGGTTTACGTGCAGCATTTACTGAAGAGAGACAAGGAGCACCTGTGGAAACTGATCCACGAGGGAGGCGCCCACATCTACGTGTGTGGGTGAGTGGGGGGCTAGCGAGAGGGGCGGGAGCCAGGCCCGGCCGCTTCGTGGGGGtggccccttccccagcccccagtgCCACCTTCTTCCTGCCCCCAGGGATGCTCGGAACATGGCCCGAGACGTGCAGAACACCTTCTGCGACATCGTGGCTGAGCTGGGGGCCATGGAGCACGCCCAGGCCGTGGACTACATCAAGAAGCTGATGACCAAGGGCCGCTACTCCCTGGACGTGTGGAGCTAGGAGCTGCTGGCCTACCTGCCCCTCGCCCCCTACAGGCTCCCTGCCCGTGTAATCACTTTCCTCTCTTCCAGGCTCCTGGGGGGCTTCGGCCGGGCCTTGCCACAGGAGGCCCAGTTCAGACTCCTCCAGGCCGAGATGTGCCCTTCTCAGTCCACACAGCCGGGCCAGCTCGGCCATCCTCAGGCAGCCCAGCCCCAGGGCACATGGCCCAGGGCCGCGGGGCCTGCACTCTCTGGACGCCTCAGGCCCCGGTGGTTGCCATGGAGGGGCCCCTCCACATGATTTTCAATGagtgtaaataattttaaataacctCTGGCCCTTGgaataaaattctgttttctgtATTTGCCTGAGATTGTTTGAGCAGCTCTGGGGCTTCCTCCTGGATCTACTTAGCTCAGCCCAGTGAGACCAGCAGTGGAGGTTTCTTTGGCCCCCCGGGGGAGCCCAGGGCACCTGTGCAGTCTCTGGGGGCACAGAGCAGGCCAAGGCCCTGCCTCACTCTCAGGAGAACACACAGCTCAAGCCACTGGGTGCCTCTCTTCTTTATTGAGGTCCGCTGCCCCTGGCTCCCTGCGGGGGCTGGCCCACAGGCCCCCATCTTCCTCTCCAGCACAGCCTTCAGGGCCCACAGAGCCCACAACACCCAGGGGAGAGCAGAAGAGACCCTCCCACATGAGGGACGCCTCCGACCCCCTCCAACCACACTTGGGATTTAAGGAAGCCCCCTTGGGGCTGGGAGTTGCTGTGGGGGGCTGCCCCagcctcattccttcttgctccCATGCCACTGACTGTGGAACTTCTGGTGTACAACCCGCAGGGTGGTGAAGAAATTGccgaggaagaggaggaggaaggggaggccaCACATAAGcacctggagggagagggggatcGGGGTTAGGTCCAGGGCTGAGGCTAGGGCTGGGGCTGCCCAGCTGCCTCTCAACCCCTGCCAACCCCCACTCACCTGCCACTCCTTACACTGCGGGTCCTGGGCCAGGCTAAACAGCGTCAGCGCGTTGTAGAGCTGCCAGAActaggggggagggagggaggcgcGACCTTCACCCAAAGCCAGAGCAAGGGATGGACAAACAGCTAGCTGGGGACACATGGATACAACTTACTTGTCCAAAGAAAAGGAAGGGCAGCAGGAAGGTGAGGCCACGCCACATCCAGGACTGGAAGCCCTCTGCGGGAGAGAGGGTCAGGGCACAGAATAACTGGGACCGAGATGGATGCCAGCACCCAGACACAGGCAGGCAGGGAAGGGGAgtgcctgccttcccagctcccctGGCAGGGTCCAGGGTGGGGGCGCCAAGCCCGACTCACCCACGGTGAGGTCCATGGTGTGCCTCTCCCCCAGGGCCCGCAGGCGGTACAGACAGCCGCTCTGGTAGTAGTACTGGAGGAACTGCACGAAGCCTGGGGGGACGAGGGGGCCTTAGCAACAGGCCTGGCCTGGCATCCTTGCCCTGCCCCTACCCATGGGTGAGCCCAGAGCCAAGAAGAGACCTCAGAGGCACTCACTTTGGTACATGGAGAAGGACAGGAACTGGTTCCGGAACTTCTGGTACATGAGGCCATCAGGCCTAAGGGAGAAAGCAGAGTGAGGTGCGGGGAGCTCAGGGAGGCCATCTCCCGCCCCGGCCCGGCCCCCGCCAGCCAAGGCCCAGGCCACTCACCAGGTCAGCATCACGCCTGACAAGAAGGTGGACACATAGTGATGGAAAACCCACCAGCCTTTGATCCTGGATCGGGAGGCCGTGTCACTCCTCCTGTCCCCTCATCCCCGGGGCGGGGAGAGGGGCCGGAGGGGGAAGAAAGCAGCACCCCAGCTTCACAGAGGGCCCCCACTTCCTAAAGGGGCTCCAgcacccccacccacacaccccaGCCCACACAGGAGCCAGGTGAGGGCCAGGCCCTGCCATCCCGCTCACCGAGAGCCGTTGCTGATGAGGATGCTCTCCCGGATGGTCAGGGTGCAGTAATACCAGACCAGCAGGAAGTTGAAGGCAGCGTCTGTCACCCTGGGGAGGCGGGGACAGAGGGTTGGTGCCAGAGTGAGCCTGGAGGGGGCCAGTCCGGCCCCGGCAGCAGGCACCCACCTGGAATTGAGGAGGAAGCGGCAGGTGAAGGAGATGAGGATGAGGATGATGGTGAGGTAGAGCTTGAACTTCTCGTACTCGTCTTTGTAGGCGAACCTGAGGGGACAGGCGGGGAGGTTGAGGGCCCAAAGCAGAGGGGGGGCAGTCCCCGAACCCCAAGGCAGGGCCCCCGGGAGCAGCTAGGGCAGCAGGTGAAGGGCCcaggagggggaagagaaggttGACACCCAGCCCACGACAAATTACTTAGCCTGCTTGCTCAGGAGTGTCACGTTGACGTTACCCAGAACTAGGCTCAGGTACAACCTAGGGGAGAAGGAGACCTGGTGGCAGGGGGCCTGGATTTGACAGAGAAGCCCCCAGTGTGCTGGCCGGGCTCTGGgtcaccacccccacctcctctgtctcctcctgtgaCCTTGGTGGGCCAACTCCCCAGGGAAACTTGATGCCCAGCCTTTCTCCCTGCCCACCTCGAATCCTGACCCGGGGGAACCAACCTCCCCTCGCTCTCTCCATCTTCCCCGAAgctctcccacctcagggccttaaAGGAAGCCTGGCTCTCACACCCACCAGAAGCTGTTGCCTATCCTGCATCGCCCCTGCGGGCCCAGGCAGTGGACACATCTCCCCCACACGCAGGTCCTGGCTACCTCGACTCCACGAGTCTTCGGCCCTGAGTCCACTCTGGCGAGCCACACCCACGGCCACACGCCAGGCCTCGTCCCTACTCAGAACAGCCGCCCCTCAAAGCCGCCCCTCGAAGCTCTGACGCCGAACGCCCCACCTTCTCCCACCATGTGGACCCCCTCGCAGACCCTTCCCTTTTGTGGACCCTGGTCTCCCAGGCCAGCAGAGCCCCCAAGCCCTCTTTCACTCCAGCCCTGGTCCTGCCAATTCCCTTCACTTCCAGGCCCCGTGcatcaccaccccacccccaccccacccccagctaaGCTTGCCTTGCCCTTCTCTGCCAGAGGAACCCCAAGAGGTGAGAGGACAGCCACGGTCACTCACTAAGCAGCTGCACTTATCACCCAGCACCCGGGCACTTGCCCACACTCAAGCCACCGGatgctgaggctcagaggggttaagGAGCTTGTCCAAGGCTGCAAAGAGACCGTGGAGCAGGGCTGGGATGCAAACGCAGACCAGAGAGGTGCCAAGGCCTGGGCTCCCCGCCTCCCGCCCCAAGCGGCACAGGGCCCAGCCTCCAGCCGCCACTGCCCGACAGGCTGCCTCGcatccctgcccctgcctcccgAGCCCATTCCCTTCAAACCTGCAAATCTCTCTCATCCTCTCACCACACAGCCTGGCCACTGGCACTTCCCTCCGCCTGCCTCCCCAGCCTTCACCCTCGCCTTGACACCACCTCCCACCACCCAGAGAAGTGCCCATGCCCAGCACTGGCCTTGTCCTCTGAATGCCCCCTTCCTGCCTCTCTGGGGGATTCCCACCAACCCTCATTGCCCCCTCTGCTGGCCCTTCCCTCTCAGCAGGGAGATGTGGCCAAGTCTTTCCCAGCTCAAAATAAAGGACCACATGCACCAAGAGCTGCCCCTTGGTCCTCAGGCCCCTCCAGTTGCTGATTCCCCACCCTCGGTTCCCAGCCAAGTTTCTGAAGGGAGCTGCCTCAGTATGGCCCCTCAGCTCACTGTTCCTCCTCGATACCAACCTCCGCCAGCACCATTCCACGGAATGCTTCCCTCCAAGGCCACCCCTGACTCCTGGGAAGCACTTCCCCTTACTTGTCACCTTTAACTCCCTGGGCCACCTGATCGGAGACTGCGACCATTCCTGCCCCTGCCTTCGGGGACACGTCTCTCCCAGCTGCCACTGCTTGATGGGTTTGCTCAGCTGTCCTCCTTGGGGAGGGCAGCTGAGCTTTCTACATGCACATCTGACCTTGTCACTCCCCCCACCTACCGAGTCAAACAGGAGCTCTGCAGCCTGGCTCCCCTCGGTCTCAGTGCCCACCCTGGGCTCTGGCCACTTGGAGCTCTTAAGGCTTTTTGCTCCCTGCCTTTGAGGGAACCTGCTGTCCCCTTCCTTCCTGTATGTGCCTGGCTAACTCCTCTTTATCCTCTAGGGTTCAACTCAGGCATCACCTGCCCCGGGAAGCTTTCTCCAACCTCCCAAGCTGAGTGAGATGCCCCTTGCTGTACTCCCGCCATGGCCAGTGCTTTCCCCACAAGTCACCCATCACCGTCAACTGTCGCTGTCACTCAGGCTGTCCGCCCAAGGTCAGGCCTGCACCTGATCGCTCAGTCCAGAGTGGGTCCAGAGAACATGTGTGACTGCCTGGCTTCAGGCCTTTCTCCTACAGTAAACTGAGCTGGGGGGGTGGCAGGGGGACTCACCCATTCTTCTTGGGCAAATAGGCCTCCATGTCAAAGAAGAGGCCCTGGCGCTCTTTGATCTGGTTCTCAAGCTCCTGCGCGGCCTCCTCGGCCCCTGACGGGAGGGAGTGTCTGCATCTGCAGGTGGGGGGCACGCGGGTCAGAGTGGGGGGCTTGGCTCTGCTGCCCTCGTGGCCccacacctgctgggcagaagggCAAACAAGCCCAAAGAGGCAAGAAGCCAAGCCCAGGGCCCTCCAGGAGTCAGCTCCAGCTCTCCCACCCCCAGGTCAGGCACCCAACCCTCAGCCtgaggtggggggagagaggggTGCTAACTTCTTAAGGACAAGGGCGAGCTCCTGGAGCCGCTTCTTCTGCCGAGTGATGGAGCTAGTACAGTTGTTCTGCAGCTTAGTCAGCTCCTCCAGCTTCAGGCGGTACAGCCGGTGGGTCTCCTGGGGACCAGGACAGGGGAAGACTCAACCTGGTTGGGGGCCACTGAGCCAGCGTCTGCCGGGCAGGAGGAGTATGAACTCCCCAGGTTCCTTGGGAGGATGTTAGCAGGAAAGAAGACAGAACCTGCTGTGCCCACACCGGGACCTCTACCCAGGGCAGGCAGAATAGGGGTTTCTTCCTGCAAGCCAAGAGGTGCCCACAGCACCCCTCCCAGGCAACGGGCTGAGTCCTGAAGATTTTCCTCATCTCAGTCCACCTACTAGCTGTTCCACCCCTGGATGGGGTCTCTGTGTCCCACCTGGGGTCTGGATTCTGGACCCACAGGTTCATCTCCTAGACCAGGCAGGGTGCCTGAAGCCACCCACTGGCCTCTCAGACCCTCCCACCAACCCAGCCTGCAAGCACAGTGGGAGTGGGGCTTATCCAAGATGCCTTGAGCTCAGGCACTCCCAACTTCGTCCTCCCAGGTTAAAGGTCACCAGGCTTTGGCCCCGGGACTTCCTGCTGGCTATATGGCCAGTCCCTCTACCTCCCCCACCACCTTTGGCCCGAAGCTTTGCAGAGCACTTTGCCCTGGTGGGTGAGCCCCGAGAAGGAGCAGCCTGGAGATTGGGCAAGGGGCAATGTGAAGACAGCTAGGCAGGGGCTGAGGGCCAGATTGGGAGCCTGGGTCCCTCGGGATTGGAGGGAAGCACTAGTGGCTGTAGGCTTGGCAGGGCCAGGGGGCAGACAGGAAGGAGCTAGAACCCATCCCGGAGGGGCAAAGGCCTAACCAACTCACCAGCTGGCCTGTCTGGGCCTTGTTTCTCAGGCCCAGGAGGGGCCACCCACGCCCATTCAGGCCTGGAATCTACTCCTTCCCCTTGGACCCCACCATCCCATCTCTGTCCATGCTGAACCGGGACCTCCCTCCAGTCTGGACAGGGTGGGCCACCTCCTCTTCCCTGGCCTCCCCATAAAACAGCCACAGTGGCCTACAGGGGCACGAGCTGACCATTCCCCCCAGGGGTCCCCCTGGTCTGAGACACTGTCCCCGCCTGGCCCCGCTCACTTCTCCCCTCACTCTTTGCTGCAGCCACGTCGGCCTGTCAAGCCCCCTCCCACTTCTAAAGGCCTCGGTGGGCGCTGGTCCCTCGGCCTGGCACGGCCCCGCCCCCCATTCATGCCGGGCACGCCACCCAAACGCCACCGACCGGGCCGGGCCGGCGGCTCCCGGGCAGCCCCTCCGCAGCCCTCGGCCCCGGGCTACCCGAAGGCGGGACGGCGCTGATCGCGGCTCCCACCGGCGCCGGGTAGGCGCCCGAGGCATGTGAGTTGAGTAAAGGACCCAGGACGGGCCGGGCCGCCCTGACCCAGATGGCCGCGGTCTTAGGAGGGCACCGGGCGGGTGCGGAGGGCCGGGGCCGGCGGGGCCTGGGGCTGCCCCCGGGAGGACCGAGGTCGGCCCGGCTCAGTGGGGTCCCGGCCGCCCCGTCAGGAGGGTCCAACGGCCGACACGGGGCCCCGGGGCCTCCCCGCCCTCGCGAGCGACGCCACGGCCCCCGACCCCTGACCCCGAGCTCCCCGATTCCTGAACCGGGTCTGCCCGACCCCTGACCCCGAGCCAGAGAGAAGTGGCTCGAGGTCAGCGGGCGCCCGCGGCAGCGCTCACCTGGATGCCCTGGAAGTCCTGCTGCAGATCCTCCCAGTCCCGCAAGCAGTCGCCCAGCGGGCCCGGGGGCGGGGGATGCATGGCTGCGGGGCCGCCGGCTAGAGGAGCGCGAAGCAGAGGACGGCGCCGCAACCCCGGCGGGCCAGAGGCGCCTCCGCCTCCGCCGCCTCAGCCACCGCCCCCGGCCGCTTCCGGGCTCGCCCCGCCGCGACCACCAATGGGAAGGGGGACAGGGGCTCTGAGGGCGCTGGCTCCGCCCCTCGCCCGCGCCAATccgggctgggggcggggcaggAGCGGGCCCGAGGGTGGGGCGGGACCACGTGCTTCCTGGGCGACCGCCGGCGACTGCGGCTGGCGCGCGGCTGCCCCTCGCCTGGGCTCCGCGGGCCGAGCCGGGCGCGTCACGCTGGAAGGTAAGCAAGGCCCAGGGAGCTGCAAACCCTTCCTCTGCGGGAGGGGACTGCAGGCCTGTTATCTCGCTTGGATCTCTGTGTCCCCAGGCCCACCTTCTCCTGTCCCTTCACACAGGCAGCCACCAGACGGTCCCTCCTAAAACTCATGGTATTCCCCATCATGTCCCTTATGACTTTCCAATGGCTCTCCTCTGCCTCCCAGGGGGTCCCTCACAAGCCTTTGCTCTGCAGCCATTCCAGGCTCTTTTCCAGATCAGACCCTGCCTGAAAagctctctccccttcccctccgcccccccaaaaaaacccacCCGTCCCTGGAGCCTTGACCTGGGAGGACATCCCCCCCAGCCCCCTACCCCTCTACAGAGAGAGCCCTAGGAGGCTCAGTGGCGTTCATCTCtaggcccccagccccacccaggtGGCAGGGTAGGTTTGCTCGGTGAACCTCATGGATGGACTATCTAAATTCCCCACCAGTCCCTGTGTATGTGCTGTCACCCCTGACCCCCAGGCTGCTCTGTGGGTGCTGCTGGTGCTGGGGAAGTGCTTTAGGAACACAACTCCCTGTAAGTCTGGAGGAATTTCTAGGAACCTGGGTGTGGGGATGGGAAGGGTGGGAATCTCTTTTGGCAGCCAGGTAGAAGTGATAGGGAGCAAGGAAGTGAAATCTGTATCATGTGATCAAGGTGTGGGCAGTGGGGTGCCCTGGGATGCACTGAGGAGTGCTGGGCTGGGGATGAGGCCAGGATGTGCCTCAAGCCAGGAGCCTCTCGGGGAGCTGTGGAGCCAGGGCTGGGCCAAGGCTGGGCCTGGCATCTCTGGGACTGGGTCTCCGCCCATGG of the Choloepus didactylus isolate mChoDid1 chromosome 21, mChoDid1.pri, whole genome shotgun sequence genome contains:
- the LOC119517569 gene encoding NADPH--cytochrome P450 reductase; the encoded protein is MINMADSSADTGATTSEAVAEEVSLFSMMDVVLFSLIVGLLTYWFLFRKKKEEIPEFTKIQVTTSSVKESSFVEKMKKTGRNIVVFYGSQTGTAEEFANRLSKDAHRYGMRGMAADPEEYDLADLNSLPEIDNSLAIFCMATYGEGDPTDNAQDFYDWLQETDVDLSGVKYAVFGLGNKTYEHFNAMGKYVDKRLEQLGAQRIFELGMGDDDANLEEDFITWREQFWPAVCEHFGVEATGEESSIRQYELVLHKDMDVAKLYTGEIGRLKSYENQKPPFDAKNPFLAEVTTNRKLNQGTERHLMHLELDISDSKIRYESGDHVAVYPANDSTLVNQLGEILGADLDIIMSLKNLDEESNKKHPFPCPTTYRTALTYYLDITNPPRTNVLYELAQYASEPTEQEHLRKMASSSGEGKELYLSWVVEARRHILAILQDYPSLRPPIDHLCELLPRLQARYYSIASSSKVHPNAVHICAVAVEYETKSGRINKGVATSWLRAKEPAGENGRRALVPMFVRKSQFRLPFKPTTPVIMVGPGTGVAPFIGFIQERAWLQKQGKEVAETLLYYGCRRSDEDYLYREELAGFHKDGALTQLNVAFSREQPHKVYVQHLLKRDKEHLWKLIHEGGAHIYVCGDARNMARDVQNTFCDIVAELGAMEHAQAVDYIKKLMTKGRYSLDVWS
- the TMEM120A gene encoding ion channel TACAN isoform X2 — protein: MHPPPPGPLGDCLRDWEDLQQDFQGIQETHRLYRLKLEELTKLQNNCTSSITRQKKRLQELALVLKKCRHSLPSGAEEAAQELENQIKERQGLFFDMEAYLPKKNGFAYKDEYEKFKLYLTIILILISFTCRFLLNSRVTDAAFNFLLVWYYCTLTIRESILISNGSRIKGWWVFHHYVSTFLSGVMLTWPDGLMYQKFRNQFLSFSMYQSFVQFLQYYYQSGCLYRLRALGERHTMDLTVEGFQSWMWRGLTFLLPFLFFGQFWQLYNALTLFSLAQDPQCKEWQVLMCGLPFLLLFLGNFFTTLRVVHQKFHSQWHGSKKE
- the TMEM120A gene encoding ion channel TACAN isoform X3; the encoded protein is MHPPPPGPLGDCLRDWEDLQQDFQGIQETHRLYRLKLEELTKLQNNCTSSITRQKKRLQELALVLKKCRHSLPSGAEEAAQELENQIKERQGLFFDMEAYLPKKNGLYLSLVLGNVNVTLLSKQAKFAYKDEYEKFKLYLTIILILISFTCRFLLNSRVTDAAFNFLLVWYYCTLTIRESILISNGSRPDGLMYQKFRNQFLSFSMYQSFVQFLQYYYQSGCLYRLRALGERHTMDLTVEGFQSWMWRGLTFLLPFLFFGQFWQLYNALTLFSLAQDPQCKEWQVLMCGLPFLLLFLGNFFTTLRVVHQKFHSQWHGSKKE
- the TMEM120A gene encoding ion channel TACAN isoform X1 encodes the protein MHPPPPGPLGDCLRDWEDLQQDFQGIQETHRLYRLKLEELTKLQNNCTSSITRQKKRLQELALVLKKCRHSLPSGAEEAAQELENQIKERQGLFFDMEAYLPKKNGLYLSLVLGNVNVTLLSKQAKFAYKDEYEKFKLYLTIILILISFTCRFLLNSRVTDAAFNFLLVWYYCTLTIRESILISNGSRIKGWWVFHHYVSTFLSGVMLTWPDGLMYQKFRNQFLSFSMYQSFVQFLQYYYQSGCLYRLRALGERHTMDLTVEGFQSWMWRGLTFLLPFLFFGQFWQLYNALTLFSLAQDPQCKEWQVLMCGLPFLLLFLGNFFTTLRVVHQKFHSQWHGSKKE